Genomic DNA from Prevotella intermedia ATCC 25611 = DSM 20706:
CTGGCACCTACGGGCAGGGCGGCAAAGGTTTTCTCGCTCAATGCTGGCTTGGCAGCCTCCACCATTCACCGCAAAATCTATCGGGAGAAGGCTTTCAACGGTGCCGATGGGCAGTTTCAGCTGAACAACAATATGTTCCGCGATATGCTGTTTATGGTAGACGAGGCATCGATGATTAGCCTTTCGCAAAGCAACACCACCTTTGGCAGTGGCAGATTGCTCGACGATTTGGTGCAATATGTCTACAGCAGCGGGGCTAACTGCCGTCTGTTGCTCATCGGCGACAAGGCTCAGCTACCCCCAGTGGGCGAACAGGAAAGCCCTGCACTGCGTGCCGACGTGTTGAAAGCTTACGGCTTGCAAGTCTACGAATGCGATTTAGACGAGGTGTTGCGGCAAAGTCAGCATTCGGGAATACTGTGGAATGCCACCGCCATTCGCGAAATGATAACCTACAACACGGCGACACAGCTGCCCCAAATACACCTAAAAGGGTTTGCCGACATCTCTATCGTACAGGGCAACGAGCTGATTGAGAGTCTTGCATCGAGCTATTCGGCAGTGGGAATGGACGAAACAATGGTGATAACACGGTCGAACAAGCGGGCAAACATCTTCAATCAAGGTATTCGCAACACCATTCTCGGACGCGAGGAAGAGCTTACGACGGGCGATTTGGTAATGGTAGTGAAGAACAAATACTTGGAAAAAGACCGCAGCACCGATATTTCGTTTATTGCAAATGGCGACCACGCCGTGGTGCGGCGCGTGCGCAACATTCGCGAACTGTATGGTTTCCGCTTTGCCGATGTCGCTTTGGAGTTTCCCGACTACAACAATACCGAACTGGATACGGTTGTTGTGCTCGACACGCTCACGACGGAAGCCCCTGCACTGACACACGAACAGAACGACAAACTGTTTCAAAGCGTAATGGAAGACTATGCCGACGTGCCCCGAAAAGCCGACCGCATGAAGCAATTGCGCGAAGACGAATACTTCAACGCCATGCAAATAAAGTTCGGCTATGCCGTTACGTGCCACAAAGCGCAGGGCGGACAGTGGGCGCACATCTATCTCGACCAAGGCTATATGACTGACGAAATGCTCACACCCGACTATATTCACTGGCTCTACACCGCCTTCACACGTGCCACCGAGCACCTTTACTTGGTGAATTGGAGTCAGAAACAAACCGCAGAATAATGGAAATTACAGTAGCGTATCTTCAGGAAGCCTTCAGAAAATACAACGAAGAGATTTTCGGAAACGCCCTTCCTATGCCCAACTTGAGGGTGTCGAACGCCAAGCGGAGATTGGGTTCGATGCACTGTCGCATACAAAAAACATGGGGAAAGACGCACCGCAGTTTCACCATCGTGGTGTCGAACTATTACGATGTGCCACTATCGCTTATCGAAGACACCCTTATTCACGAAATGGTACACTACGAAATTGCATACAAAAAGCTGAAAGACACATCGGCACACGGCACGTTGTTCCGCCAAAGAATGGACGAAATAAACCGAAAATACCATCGCAACATTACCATAAGCAAACGAATGACAGACTATGCGCCACGCAAGAACGACCCAACGGAAACCTATTTGGTGTTGGCAATAGAGATGAACGATGGCTCACACCTGCTTAGTTCCGTAGCCCGCACAGTATTGGCAGACTTGGAAAGGCAAATAAAAAGAGTGGAAAAGATAAGCAACTTCTGCTGGTATGTTACGCAAAATGCCTATTTCCGCAACTTCCCGAAGGTGCGAACCCTCCGTGCCCGCTCGGTTTCCACAGAGGTTTTTACCAACCTTACTGCGCAAATGACACCTGTAAGAGATAAAAATGGGTGGGTTGAAATGCTGTAAATATTTTTCATAAAAATAACTATCACTTAACTCTCTTTCTATCAACGCATTACAAAACCTATTGTTTTGCATTGCAAAAGCGGCTGTTTTGCACGGTAAAAGCGTAGGTTTTGCGTTGCAAAAGAGCCACTTTCGCAACGTCAAATCGAAATTATCATTTTCCCTCAGAATTATCTTTACAAAATGAAGCCTATGTTTTTGCGGTATTGAAGATGCTTTCAGTAACTGCCTTAATCGGGAAGAAGAAAAACAAATCCTTATCGTATAGCTTTTGACTGCACCTGTTGCGCGCGTACATTATAAATATAAAAGCCCCTGCTCGATGATACGAGCAAGGGCAAGTATGATAGAATTTGAAGTAAAAAGGAGAGCACTCATACAGGCAGATGCCCTACCCTCCTTTATCGGAATTATTTTAATTGTCCTCTTGGAACAATGGGTCGTCATGCGTAAGCATAATAGGCTTTTGGTCGTATGCCTTCAATATGTTTTCTGGGACATACTTCTTGTCTATCACAAGACGGAAGGTGTACTCGTTGAACCATGGGTTTGACATTATCAAACAACCATTGTGGCCGTTTGTTGGGCCCCAGCTGTTCTCTACCATCCACTTCTTTGGCTGTCCGTTCTCGTCAAGGTCTACAGCTGTAAGTGTCATAGCGTGGGTAGAACCGCTATCGAATGTAGAGATGCGTTCTGCCTTGTTCATTGGGAAAGATGTGCCAAAGAGCGTGCCATAATCGTAGTTGTCCAAATCCAAGTAACCACGCTTGCGGTCCAACTGCTTGCCTACGTCATAGCTTGTATACATCTTTGTATTGTCCTTCAGAGATGCAATAGACATCTTTGCAATGTCTTCCATAGGAAGGTTGATGTACTTCCAGTTCTGTCCGTCGTAGGTATGGCGGTCGTATTCCACTTCGTAAGTCTTGTAGTACTCACGGCGTGGGTCGTTCATTGCCATAATGAAGGTACCGTTGAGCTTATTTCCCATCACTTCGTCACGGAACGATTGTGGAGTATAAGTCTTTGGTTTGCCAACGCTGTTGCCGTTCTTATCCTTGAAAGCATACTCGAAAGTCTTTACAGGCTCACCCAACGAGAGGGTAAGAATGCGATAGACATCGCCCAACATTTCTGTTTTGCGCGCCTTAATCGCTGCTGCCGACTTCTTGTTAGCTACCATCTTACGAAGTTCCAATCCAAATTCGCGGAGCTTAGAAGATATGATTGATGCCATACGAGAAGTGTTTTCAGCTGAATAACTCTCTGGCATTGCTTCCATAGGAACAAGTCCGTACTTATCAACGAGGTCTGAAACGCCACAGAAAGTACCACCATCATTTATCGGATGCTTAAAGAAGAACTGCACAGTAGGGTCTTCTATTGGTTTGTTGGCATTGTCGATAACGCCTTGAAGCATAAGGTTGGACTTCTCCAACTGGTCGTGGAGACTCAAGTAAACGTGTGAGAACTCTACTCGAAGAGTATCTTTGTGCTTGCTCGCAAAGTTGGAACGCAACACATTTAAACCAGTAAAGAGCCAGCAACGACCCGAGCTTTTCTGGTCGTGAATATTCTGCTTGGTTGTCTCAACGCTGAAATGACTATCAATCTTGCCTGCTTTCTTGAAGTTACGAGCAAGGTCGTCGATAGAGTTTGTTGCAATAGCGTTTGCAAGAGCACGATTAGCAGTTGATGAATGTCCTGCGGTGATTTTCTCCATCATCTGCTTGTCAATTCCACCACCCTTTGTCTGTGCCTGCATTGAAAGCGAGAGGCTAATCAAGCCACAGACCATTAAAGTCTTTTTGTTCATAGAATTTGCTTGTAAATTTTAGATTATTTCTGTATTTATAGTATTCCGATTGTTGTCGCTGCCTGCTTCTGTCCGTGCTGAAAACGCAAAGACGACCGCCAAAACTGACGACCGTGCAAAGATAGCTAAAAAACTTTAATCCCACAACTTTATAAGGAACAATAGTTAAAGTATGTGATAGGAAAAGAGTGCAGACGTATCTGCACTCCGTATTTGCGCTTTTCCATTATACTGTAATCTCTGCCGAACCGAAGCAGCGGTTGTGGTCTTTGTCGTAGATAACGCAGAACTGACCAGGTGCCACGCCGTGTATCTTGTCTTCAGAATGTACGATTGCTTCTGTCGGTTCGCCATTATCAGCAGCAGGAAGCAGTTCCAAATAGCCCTTGTGGAACTCTGGCGTGTGCCTGATTTTAAAGCAGATGGAAATCTTTCCAGCCGTTTCGGCATCACTGTCGCTTGCTTCGGGGCGGGGCATTTCGGTGAGCCAATGCAAGCCGTGCACCTTAAAGTCTTTCTTGTACGCCGTTTCAGGGTCGTAGCCGTGGCTGACAAACAACACATTGGCAGCTACGTCTTTCTTCACAACAAACCACGGTCCGCCGCCAAAGCCCAAGCCCTTGCGCTGTCCGATGGTGTGGAACCACAGTCCTTTGTGCTGTCCTATCTTCTTTCCGGTCTCAAGTTCCACCACATCGCCTACCTGTTCGCCAAGATAACGGCGCACATATTCGTTGTAGTCGATGTTGCCCAAGAAGCAAATACCTTGCGAATCCTTACGCTTGGCATTGATTAGGTGTTCGCGTTCGGCTATCTCGCGCACCTCGTTCTTTGCATAATGACCTATCGGGAATATGGCTTTTCTAAGTTGCCAGTCGTATATCTGTGCCAGAAAGTCGGTCTGGTCTTTCACTGGGTCGGGACTTGTGCAGAGCCATTTCTTTCCGTCAATCCACTTGGTTTGTGCATAGTGCCCCGTAGCAATGAGGTCGTAGTCGTGTCCGCACTTCTCGTCGAAGGCACCGAACTTAATGATGCGGTTGCACATAACGTCGGGATTGGGCGTAAGACCTGCACGCACCTTATCCATTGTGTACTTCGTTACCTGACTCCAGTATTCCTTATGACAGTCTATCACACTGAATCGGCAGCCATAACGCCGTGCCACAGCCGTTGCCATCTCCACGTCTTCTTCCGAATTGCAGTCCCATTCTTCTTTCTCTTCGGGACCGATGCGGATATAAAAGCAGTCGGGGGTAAGCCCTAACCGTGCAAATTCGTAGACAACAACTGAACTATCGACACCGCCCGAAAGCAGTACCGCAATGCGCTTATCCTTTATTTCATCATAATTCATACTGCAAAGTTACTGATTTTCATTAACTTTTGCATCATCATCGGCTATCTTTTTGCGACTTCCCACCTTCATTTTGTCGAACCCAATGCCATAAACGCCGTTTACAGCACTCTGCGAAACAAAGGCTTCGGGGTCTATCTCGTCGATAACACGGAATATATCGCGGGTTTCGGAACGGCGCGCAAGTATGAAAAGCATACCCAATTCCTTGCCCGTATAGAAGCCGCGGGCGTCGATAAGCGTACAACCACGCTCCACATCGCTGTTAATGGCATTGCCAATTTCCTTCCATTTGTCGGAAACGACGAAGAACTGAACCGACCCACGCATACCATTGACGACATAATCGACCACTCCCGTCATGATGAAAAGCGTGATGTAGCCATATATAATATTCTCCCAATTGTGCAGAACCAAGTAGCCAGACGTAATTATAACAAGGTCGCAACCCAATATTATCTTACCCAACGATACATCGTGGTGCTTGTTTATCATTGCTGCAATTACGTCCGAGCCGCCCGTACTGGCGTTGTATTGCAAGGCTATGCCCGTGCCGAACCCTAAAAGCACGCCACCAATAACGCTGGCAAGGAAAGGTTCGTTGGGGAAAAGAGTGTTTCCTGCCATCATTTCCTGAAAGATAGTGCTGGTAACGGTAAACACCACCACGGCAAAAATGGTGTGAATGCAAAACCGCCAGCCCAAGGTTTTCAGTGCAACCAACAGCAACGAGATGTTCAGCACGAAGTAAGTAATCTGCACAGGAGTTTCCGTGCCCCAGTAAAGCACCGATGAAAGACCTGCAATGCCACCGATAGGAATCTTGTGGGGCAATACAAATGCACACCAACCAAAGCACCCTATGGATATGGCAATGGCAATTACTAAGAAGTTTTTAATCTCTCTGAAAAGCTGTTTTTGTGTAATTCCGTTCATTGTTATACGCTCATTTACCTTTAATTCATATTGTGTATTAAAACAAAATATTTGTTCTTCCAAAATAAGAAAGCACTACTTTGCTGCAGAAACCGTTTAATCAATCCTGCTTGTCGGTCGCTTTGTTTTATTCCTCGTATTCCGTTGGGTCTGCCAATCCTGCTTCTCCGAAGGCTTCGTGCCGTTCGATACAAGTGCCGCACTTACCGCAATGGTGCTTGCCCGCTTTGTAGCAACTCCACGTTTCGGCATAGTTTATGCCGAGTTTTGTACCGATACGCACAATATCAGCTTTTGTTATGTTGGTAAAGGCAGCTTCTATGCGTGTGTTGTTGAATGTGCCTGCTTCGGTGGCAGCAGTCATTGCGTCGATAAAATCGGGACGACAATCGGGGTAAATGGTGTGGTCGCCACCGTGGTTGGCAATGTAAATGCGGTTGAGATTATGGCTTTCGGCAATGCCTGCTGCGATGGCGAGCATAATGCCGTTGCGGAATGGCACCACCGTCGATTTCATATTCTCCTCTTCGTAATGCCCTTCAGGAATCTTGTCCGACCCTTCCAAGAGCGAACTCTTGAAGTATTGCTGCATGAACTGCAAAGGAATAACAATGTGGCGTATGCCCAAGCGTTTGCAATGCAATGCCGCAAAAGGCAATTCCTTGCAGGCGTGGTTCTGCCCGTAATCGAACGAAACGGCTAAGGCAATAGTTTCAGCCTTGTCGTATAAGAGCGTAATGGAGTCGAGTCCACCGCTAACGATAATAATAGAATCTTTCATTTATGTCAGTTTGTTACTGCAAAATTACAAAAAAGATTGTGTTTCGTTTCCCTGATAAAATATTTTTTCGTATTTTTGCCGTAGGAATGTATTCATTATAATTATATAAAAATCAATCAAATGAAGATTAATGATTTCAACTTCGCTGGACAGAAAGCAATTGTTCGCGTGGATTTTAATGTGCCATTGGACGAGAATGGTAATGTAACAGACGACACACGTATCCGTGGTGCCTTACCAACTTTGAAGAAAGTGCTTGCTGACGGTGGCGCACTCATTATGATGAGCCACATGGGTAAGCCTAAAGGCAAGGTGAAGGCTGAACTCTCATTGAGCCAGATAGTGAAAAACGTAAGCGAAGCACTTGGCGTAACCGTTAAATTTGCCAAGGACGCAGGCAACGCTGAAGCCGAAGTTGCAGCTTTGAAGAACGGAGAAGCACTCTTGTTGGAGAACCTTCGCTTCTACGCTGAAGAAGAAGGCAAGCCTGTCGGTGTAGAAAAAGGCACACCAGAATACGACGCTGCCAAGAAAGAAATGAAGACACGTCAGGCTGATTTCGCAAAGAAATTGGCTTCATACGCTGACGTATATGTGAACGACGCTTTCGGTACAGCTCACCGCAAGCACGCTTCAACAGCCGTAATTGCCGACTACTTCGATGCCGAACACAAGATGTTGGGCTTCCTTATGGAAAAAGAAGTAACCGCAATCGACAATGTCTTGAAGAACGCACAGCACCCTTTCACCGCCATTATCGGAGGTTCAAAGGTCAGCTCTAAGCTCGGCGTCATCAAAAACCTGCTCGATAAGGTAGACAACCTCATCATCGGTGGCGGTATGGGCTACACTTTCATCAAGGCACAAGGCGGAAACGTAGGTTTGTCGCTACACGAAGACGACCTGATGCCTGAAGCATTGAACGTAATGGCAGCAGCAAAGAAAAAGGGCGTAAACCTCTCGCTCTCTATCGCATCTATCTGCGCACAACAGTTCTCTAACGATGCAGAGCGCAAGGAGTTCCCTATCAACCAGATTCCAAACGATTGGGAAGGTATGGACGCTGCCCCCGAAAGTCTTGAAATATGGAAGAAGATTATTCTCGACTCAAAGACTATCCTTTGGAACGGTCCTGTTGGCGTGTTCGAATTCGAGAACTTTGCTCACGGTACAGGCGAAATTGCAAAGTATGTTGCCGAAGCTACACAGAATAACGGTGCGTTCTCGCTCGTTGGTGGTGGCGACTCGGTAGCTGCCGTAAACAAGTTTGGCTTGGCAGACAAGGTTTCTTATGTTTCAACAGGTGGCGGTGCAATGCTCGAAGCTATCGAGGGCAAAGTGTTGCCAGGCGTTGCAGCAATTGAGAAATAGACTTTTCGTTCAAGCGAAATAGAATATTCGATAAACTAAAGAAAGAAGAAAGGAAGCCCATATCGGGTTTCCTTTCTTTGCTTTTATTCCCTATCTGAACGTGAATTCGTCATAAGAAACACGCCAGTATATTACAAACTCACATTATTCTACGAACGAAAATGAGGCGATAAATATGTAAATATTTTTCATAGTCATAATCATCGCTTAATCATCTAACTATCAATACGTTACAAAACCTATTGTTTTGCGTTCCAAAAGCGGCTCTTTTGCACGGTAAAAGCGTAGGTTTTGCAACGCAAAAGAGCCGCTTTCGCAATGTCAAAACGCAGTTGTCATTTTTTAAGAGAATTATCTTTACAAAACTAAACCGAAAAAGCCTCACAGTTTCATCGGTGAGTTTGATAAAAAATATCTATGAGATTGCGTGCTTAACCTATTTTCTTATGCCAAGCCAACGCCTACTTGAAGACTTCGCACATCGTTCTTAGATACGCACGGATAGGGTGAGGTGAAGTGGGAAAACCCTATTTAACAATCAAATAGGTTAGTTTTCCAACAATTTTTAGTACCTTTGAACCCAATTTAGAAGGATAATTAATTATGAGTAACAACTTATTAAAAGGTAAAAGAGGCATTATTTTCGGTGCCTTAAACGAGCAGTCAATCGCATGGAAAGTTGCTGAAAGAGCAGTAGAGGAAGGAGCAACGATAACACTTTCAAATACTCCGGTAGCCGTGAGAATGGGTACTGTAAGCGCATTGGCTGAGAAATTGAATTGTGAAGTAATTGCAGCTGATGCAACAAGTGTAGAGGATTTGGAGAATGTTTTCAATCGTTCGGTGGAGATTTTAGGTGGAAAGATTGATTTCGTGTTGCACTCTATCGGTATGTCGCCAAATGTTCGCAAGCACCGTACATACGACGACTTGGACTACAATATGCTGGGCACGACGCTCGATATTTCGGCAATGTCGTTCCACAAGATGATTCAGAGTGCGAAGAAGCTCGACGCTATCAACGAGTATGGCTCAATCTTGGCTTTGTCGTACATTGCTGCACAGCGTACATTCTTCGGTTACAACGATATGGCTGATGCCAAAGCTCTCTTGGAAAGCATTGCGCGCAGCTTCGGTTACATCTACGGTCGCGAAAAGAACGTGCGTATCAACACCATCTCGCAATCGCCAACGATGACCACAGCTGGTCAAGGCGTGAAGGGTATGGACAAGTTGTACGACTTCGCCAACCGTATGTCGCCACTCGGTAACGCTTCGGCAGCCGAATGTGCAGACTACTGCATCGTTATGTTCTCTGACTTAACGAAAAAGGTAACCATGCAAAACCTCTACCACGACGGTGGTTTCTCTAACATTGGTATGAGCCTTCGTGCCATGTCTACCTACGAAAAGGGTATCGGCGACGAATATAAAGACGAGAACGGAAAAATCATTTACGGATAAATCTCCGCACTCCAAAACACATAAAACGACACGGGGCGACACGCATAGTGCCACCCCGTGTTGTTTTATCTTCCTTACAAGTATCGCCATTACGATATAAAACAACCACACAATTGCTTATAAATTATAACTTACGCATCTACCCAATACCTTAAAAACCTATTTTAAACACCTTTTTCATTGATTATTGATTGATATTTGCGTATTCTGCAAGATGAAACTTATAATCTAAAAGCACCGTGTTTATCACATTGCCACACTTCCGTTCTGTTTTTACAGCATCGCTGCACAACCGTTGCTACAAGGCGGTAAGCAGCAAAATATCAGCAAGTAAGCAACACCTTATTATATAATAAAGGTACGAACAAATTTGCCTTTGAATGGTCTTATTCTCCCCTGTTGCTGATAAAAAAGTAGAGAATAAGTAAAAAATTACAAGGTAAGAAGTGATTTTTGAGTATTAAAAATTTGTTATGTCATTTAATTAGTGTAATTTTGTACCGCATTTGGAGCAGCCTTGTCTTAATAACCATAAAGGTTTGAAAGGCGAATGCATACAAACAGAGAAAACAAAAAAAATATAAAAAACAATCTAACTTAAATCGAATTTAATTATGAATCAAGATTCTAAGAAAGTCAGTCCATTCTCATCTGAAGGCATTAATCAAGGTCTTTCTAAAGTTGGAGGATTGCTGAAGACAAGAAAGTTTTGGGTAGAGCTGGTTATCATGACCCTTGGTATGTTCGTTGCAGCCCTCGGCGTCTACTTCTTCCTTATCCCAAGTAAGCTCATTGTAGGTTCTATTACTGGTCTTTCACTGGTAATCTCCCAGCTTTTACCATTCATTTCAGTTGGTAATGTTATCTTCATTATCAACGCAATCTTGTTAGTATTGTCGTTTATTCTGATAGGAAACGAGTTTGGTGCCAAGACTGTTTACACTGCACTTATACTTGGTCCGATGATTGACTTCCTTGGAACAATCTTTCCGATGTCAGAATCTATGTTCACACAGCATGTTGCTGGTGGTATAATAACAAATCCTTGGTTCGACTTGCTTTGCTTCGTACTGATTCTGCGTGCTTCTCAAAGTATTCTTTTCAGTATCAACGCATCTACAGGTGGACTCGATATTCTTGCAAAGATTATCAATAAGTACACAGGTGTAAGCCTTGGTACATCGGTAACATTCGCAGGTGGTGCCATTTGCTGTACTGCTTTTGCCATCAACCCTCCCTATCTTGTTATCATCGGTCTTATCGGTACATGGATGAACGGCCTTATCTTGAACCACTTTATGTTGGGTATGAACATGCGAAACCGTGTATTTGTTATTTCAAAAGACTACGAACGGATTCAAGACTATGTTATCAACACCCTTCACCGTGGCGTAACCATGCACGAGGTTATTGGTGGTTTCAGCCATCAGAAGAACGTACAGTTGGAGATTATCTTAACCAACGAAGAGTTGTCTAACTTCATGGCGTTCCTTGCTAAAGAAGAAATCGATTCGTTCTGCACCACCGACACTGTCAGCGAAGTACGCGGTTTGTGGAACAAGAATAAAAAACATAAACACTAACAATTAGGAAAAAGGGGGCAAGTTACATTGTATCCGAAACTAAAAATAAAGAGACGGCATAACAAATATGCCGCCTCTTTATAATGTATAAAAGCACATTGAAATAAAGTTTATTCATTATTAATTATGAAAATCAAAAGCATTATCGCATTATTATTATTGAGTTCGACAACCGTAATGGCGCAAGAAACAAAGCCTGTAAACTTGCAGGTCGAGGCAAGAGCCGACTATCAGCGCATAAACATTGACGGCAAGAAGATTAAAGAAGGAAGCGGATTCAAGGGAAATGTTGTAAATATCATCTTGAAAGGCGACATTTCGCCAAAGTTCTCGTATGCTTTCCGCAACCGCCTGAACGGTATCAACAAAGACTACAACTTCTTCAACTCTACCGACTGGTTGTACTTGAAGTATAAACCCAACAAGAATGTAGCCCTTATAGCAGGTAAATACATTGTAATGGTGGCAGGCTACGAATTGTTGCCCGCTCCAATCGACTGCTATTTCCTATCAGAATTCTGCTACAACTTCCCTTGCTACCAATGGGGACTTGTAGGCGAGCTCACCACCAACAGCGGAAACGATGTCTTCTCGGCACAGATTTGCCAAAGTCCATACCAGAAAGTCTACGAAAACAAAGCAGGCAAGGCAGCAGAAATGTATGCCTACAACGTAGCGTGGAATGGTCGCCACGGCTTCTGGGAACCTTTTTGGTCGGTAAATATGTCGGAATATGCACCCCATAAGTTCATCAACTACATTTCGTTAGGCAACAAATTCCACCTTGCCGACAACCTTCAATTAGAGTTAGATTATTGGAACCGTGCCGCTTCAGGACAAGGTTTTATCGGCAAAGACTGCTCAGTTATCGGTCAAATATCTTACCAACCTACCGAAAAACTGAACGTTTTTGCAAAGACAAGCTACGAAGTGAACCACGCAGGAACCGATGCTGACGTTGCCGTAATGGACGGAACAGAACTCACCCGCGTTGGTAGCGGTGTAGAATACTACCCATTGAAAGAGAAGAACGTCAGAATACACGGCTATTACAGCTACTCATTTGGCAAGAACGCCAACCCTGCAGGTGTGGTTCAAGACAAGATGTCGGAACTTAACATAGGTGTAACTTGGCGTGGCAAAGTGCTCTAATACATCTTTGTAATTGCAGTTGAGCCGAATGGCTCATACGAAATAGAAGCGAACCAATGCTTGCAGTGAGCGTTGGTTCGCTTTTTCGTATTCATTCACTGCCACTAAAAAGGCAACAGAACTTAGGCGGAAACAAGGTAATAAAAGTGTAAACATTTTTCATAAGCATAACTTTCACGCAACCACTTAATTATCAACGTTTTGCAAAACCTATTGTTTTGCATTCCAAAAG
This window encodes:
- a CDS encoding ATP-dependent RecD-like DNA helicase, which encodes MIQDELVYQILQDFGFEPTQDQRNALHIFARFMTDRSENAAMILRGSAGTGKTSLAGAIVRAVNRLRIKVSLLAPTGRAAKVFSLNAGLAASTIHRKIYREKAFNGADGQFQLNNNMFRDMLFMVDEASMISLSQSNTTFGSGRLLDDLVQYVYSSGANCRLLLIGDKAQLPPVGEQESPALRADVLKAYGLQVYECDLDEVLRQSQHSGILWNATAIREMITYNTATQLPQIHLKGFADISIVQGNELIESLASSYSAVGMDETMVITRSNKRANIFNQGIRNTILGREEELTTGDLVMVVKNKYLEKDRSTDISFIANGDHAVVRRVRNIRELYGFRFADVALEFPDYNNTELDTVVVLDTLTTEAPALTHEQNDKLFQSVMEDYADVPRKADRMKQLREDEYFNAMQIKFGYAVTCHKAQGGQWAHIYLDQGYMTDEMLTPDYIHWLYTAFTRATEHLYLVNWSQKQTAE
- a CDS encoding SprT-like domain-containing protein, whose amino-acid sequence is MEITVAYLQEAFRKYNEEIFGNALPMPNLRVSNAKRRLGSMHCRIQKTWGKTHRSFTIVVSNYYDVPLSLIEDTLIHEMVHYEIAYKKLKDTSAHGTLFRQRMDEINRKYHRNITISKRMTDYAPRKNDPTETYLVLAIEMNDGSHLLSSVARTVLADLERQIKRVEKISNFCWYVTQNAYFRNFPKVRTLRARSVSTEVFTNLTAQMTPVRDKNGWVEML
- a CDS encoding aminopeptidase C, whose product is MNKKTLMVCGLISLSLSMQAQTKGGGIDKQMMEKITAGHSSTANRALANAIATNSIDDLARNFKKAGKIDSHFSVETTKQNIHDQKSSGRCWLFTGLNVLRSNFASKHKDTLRVEFSHVYLSLHDQLEKSNLMLQGVIDNANKPIEDPTVQFFFKHPINDGGTFCGVSDLVDKYGLVPMEAMPESYSAENTSRMASIISSKLREFGLELRKMVANKKSAAAIKARKTEMLGDVYRILTLSLGEPVKTFEYAFKDKNGNSVGKPKTYTPQSFRDEVMGNKLNGTFIMAMNDPRREYYKTYEVEYDRHTYDGQNWKYINLPMEDIAKMSIASLKDNTKMYTSYDVGKQLDRKRGYLDLDNYDYGTLFGTSFPMNKAERISTFDSGSTHAMTLTAVDLDENGQPKKWMVENSWGPTNGHNGCLIMSNPWFNEYTFRLVIDKKYVPENILKAYDQKPIMLTHDDPLFQEDN
- the mnmA gene encoding tRNA 2-thiouridine(34) synthase MnmA, with translation MNYDEIKDKRIAVLLSGGVDSSVVVYEFARLGLTPDCFYIRIGPEEKEEWDCNSEEDVEMATAVARRYGCRFSVIDCHKEYWSQVTKYTMDKVRAGLTPNPDVMCNRIIKFGAFDEKCGHDYDLIATGHYAQTKWIDGKKWLCTSPDPVKDQTDFLAQIYDWQLRKAIFPIGHYAKNEVREIAEREHLINAKRKDSQGICFLGNIDYNEYVRRYLGEQVGDVVELETGKKIGQHKGLWFHTIGQRKGLGFGGGPWFVVKKDVAANVLFVSHGYDPETAYKKDFKVHGLHWLTEMPRPEASDSDAETAGKISICFKIRHTPEFHKGYLELLPAADNGEPTEAIVHSEDKIHGVAPGQFCVIYDKDHNRCFGSAEITV
- a CDS encoding YitT family protein translates to MNGITQKQLFREIKNFLVIAIAISIGCFGWCAFVLPHKIPIGGIAGLSSVLYWGTETPVQITYFVLNISLLLVALKTLGWRFCIHTIFAVVVFTVTSTIFQEMMAGNTLFPNEPFLASVIGGVLLGFGTGIALQYNASTGGSDVIAAMINKHHDVSLGKIILGCDLVIITSGYLVLHNWENIIYGYITLFIMTGVVDYVVNGMRGSVQFFVVSDKWKEIGNAINSDVERGCTLIDARGFYTGKELGMLFILARRSETRDIFRVIDEIDPEAFVSQSAVNGVYGIGFDKMKVGSRKKIADDDAKVNENQ
- the queC gene encoding 7-cyano-7-deazaguanine synthase QueC; the encoded protein is MKDSIIIVSGGLDSITLLYDKAETIALAVSFDYGQNHACKELPFAALHCKRLGIRHIVIPLQFMQQYFKSSLLEGSDKIPEGHYEEENMKSTVVPFRNGIMLAIAAGIAESHNLNRIYIANHGGDHTIYPDCRPDFIDAMTAATEAGTFNNTRIEAAFTNITKADIVRIGTKLGINYAETWSCYKAGKHHCGKCGTCIERHEAFGEAGLADPTEYEE
- a CDS encoding phosphoglycerate kinase, which codes for MKINDFNFAGQKAIVRVDFNVPLDENGNVTDDTRIRGALPTLKKVLADGGALIMMSHMGKPKGKVKAELSLSQIVKNVSEALGVTVKFAKDAGNAEAEVAALKNGEALLLENLRFYAEEEGKPVGVEKGTPEYDAAKKEMKTRQADFAKKLASYADVYVNDAFGTAHRKHASTAVIADYFDAEHKMLGFLMEKEVTAIDNVLKNAQHPFTAIIGGSKVSSKLGVIKNLLDKVDNLIIGGGMGYTFIKAQGGNVGLSLHEDDLMPEALNVMAAAKKKGVNLSLSIASICAQQFSNDAERKEFPINQIPNDWEGMDAAPESLEIWKKIILDSKTILWNGPVGVFEFENFAHGTGEIAKYVAEATQNNGAFSLVGGGDSVAAVNKFGLADKVSYVSTGGGAMLEAIEGKVLPGVAAIEK
- a CDS encoding enoyl-ACP reductase; translated protein: MSNNLLKGKRGIIFGALNEQSIAWKVAERAVEEGATITLSNTPVAVRMGTVSALAEKLNCEVIAADATSVEDLENVFNRSVEILGGKIDFVLHSIGMSPNVRKHRTYDDLDYNMLGTTLDISAMSFHKMIQSAKKLDAINEYGSILALSYIAAQRTFFGYNDMADAKALLESIARSFGYIYGREKNVRINTISQSPTMTTAGQGVKGMDKLYDFANRMSPLGNASAAECADYCIVMFSDLTKKVTMQNLYHDGGFSNIGMSLRAMSTYEKGIGDEYKDENGKIIYG